ccagtcactcgggggctactgatgtgggcattacccttcgggtaactagtattgcgctacctcctacggcccaaccaggggcccatgaagatcatccaccgaccAATGTGGGCCGTTATGTTTGTTCCAAAGAAGGattcttgaagaacaaggcaagaagacgaagaaaacaaggaaagtttagacatGAAATTCTTCGtaacctctcgagacctggctcacaatataagggccaggagagggtctgctGAGGGACACAATCAACTTAGCGATAACCAGCGTAAGTCTAGAGCTAGGCCATACGAAATCTTAGCTTCTCAACGAGTTCATAGTCGAaaccttcggctaccccattgtaacctgatattctcgataatcaagatcagacaagcatgaagtaagggttttacctcatcgagggcctcgaacctgggttaaTTTCTGTctccgtttgtttggtatccgatgtctcgtgtcagctgcaggattccatcaaccctaagccccaaaaggtgggcattACCGAGGAGTACCCTCAACACCCATAAAAAGTGAAAATATGAAAACAAGTGGGGGATATTTTTCTATGATTTTTAGAGTGAGACCTCTCAACACGGAGAACCAagaaaaaactccaatatcggaaACACAACAAATGATTCATGCAGAAACCGTTTTCGATGAAGTAGAGCTTGTCAtgtgaataagcacaagctcaaaaacatcacatggaaaagatccaaataacaaccaagaaagatgagcaaggatgcaaaggtttgagctctctccggaggatatgatcgagttactcactcaaaAGCCATCTTGATAGTAcatcaactaaactataaaccggtctcctactacaccatgagaccggtaagaaagaaaccctatcatgagcaaaccttaaccttgcacgTTCCACTTGAGCTAGATGATaatggtcttgaccgcaacaagatggaacgcctttcttgattgtgcttgcttgatgaagtcttgcggattgctcccccatacaccactatgggagagcttctgtttcttcttcttcttctttagcACATCTTCACGTATACATGATCACCATAAGAACGACAAGCTTGAAGCAtgtgatctcttcgagatggcttcaTGTTGAACTTGCACACATGCACACCATTTCTTCTTTCATccttatgttgatgtcttgaaaatACACTTGAGGGCGCACTCATCTTCGTCTTCAaggcatacttgacacttgatcttcttcatttgcttcttattgcaaccttgaagccaacatatggttcaaacatTTCCTACAGACAAATCCTAGAAAtacaactcaatgcaaacattagtccatagggattatcaTTACTTACCAAAGCCGCACAtgtgggctccatgcacttttatCTTTGTGGCCACAATAAGCGGTATGTGATTTGTAAACTGTTCATGGCCATGGTTTTGTTTTCTTTCTAGAAAAAACTCGAATCTAAAATCAGCTAGATACTCCCTTCTTGCCATAATATAGTGCGCATTGATTTCCGTGAAAGTCAATCTCCATTAACTTTGAACAAGAATATTTAGAAAAATATCCATATATACAATACCCTGTATGTACCATATTGAAGTAACTTCACATTAAATTTAACAGTATTGATTCGATATTCTTGATGTTGATATCTTTTTATATAAACTTGGTTAAAGTTTTACATGGTTTGATTTAAAAAAAATCTTATAAACACAACATTTTAgcatagatggagtacaaattATACACTTCCATGAATAATGTAATCGCTCAATTCATTCCATTTATATTACGAAAACAAGGTAAAAATACATTACACTGTTCACACGACAATTCGATGGCACGGGCCAACGGTCATTTCTGGCACGAGCCGAACCCAAACAAAGATAACCTCTTAGCGATGCAGCTTATTCCAACATCAATTCATGCAGCTTTCTTACTACTTGCGGTCAGCACATCCTTGAGCAGACTTTCAAGGTTGGCCAACGACCTGCCACCTGGTTGCATCGTCGCACGAACACCGAAATCTTTCCACTGCATTGCCTTGCGCTTCATCTCCCTCCCTTCCTCGCCTCCCATCACCTCCCTTATCCTCGCCTCCACCACCTCCCGGCGCACGTCGTCGCCGACCTCCATCCCGACGCCCCACTCCACGCACGCGTAGCGGGTGTTGGTTTGCTGCTCGGCGAAGAAGGGCCAGCACAGCATGGGCACCCCGGCGCTCAGCCCCTCCATCGTCGAGTTCCACCCGCAGTGCGTCAGGAACACGCCGACCGCCTCGTGCCGCAGCACCGCCTCCTGCTCGCACCAGCTCGTGAGGAGGCACCTGCCCTTGGTCGCCTCCAGGAACTCGGGTGGCAGCGTGGCGGTGGCGGCAGCGTCGCCCTTCGCCAGCAGGTCGTTCCTCACGATCCATAGAAAGTCGTAGCCGCAGTTGGCCAGCCCCCACGCGAACTCCACCAGCTCCTGGCTGGACATGGTGGTTATACTGCCGAAGTTGACGTACACCACGGACCGGGGCTCCCTGCCGTGGAGCCACTCGAGGCAGGAACGGTCTTCTCTCCAGAGGCTGGAGCGTGTCGTGGCGAGCGGGCCGCCGCCGTCGGGAAGCACCTGCTCAACGAGGAAGTTTAGCGGTCCGATGGTGTAGATCGGCGGGAGGATGGCGCGCATGGCGTCGAGGGCGGGCTGCTCGAGCTCGTCCAGGGTGTTGAGGATGATGGCGGCCGCCCGGTCCGACTGCTCCACCTCGTGCATCAGGAAGTTGAGCAGGATGCCGTCGCGGTTCGTCGTGCATATGAAGGAGGGGAAGTCTCGGAGGCGCATGTGCTTGCTCATCCCGGCAGCCTCCGTCACCGGCGTGTCCAAGTACCCATTCCTCAGCAGCTCTTCATCTGCTCAAACCCACCCACATCAACATGTCTGACGAGACGATGTCACGATCGAGGACGTAGGAGCGCATAATATATACGTACCTTTGAGAGGAGAGAGGCCCTCGTCCATGAGGGATCGGAAGTTGCGGTAGCCCATGAAGCCGCAGGCGCTAGCGGTCCAGAACAGCGCGCACGGCACGCCCACCGCCGCCGCGGCGTCCACGCAGAAGCTCATGACGTTGTCCCCCAGGACACAGGTCACCGGCGGCACCCCGGCCGTGCTGTTGAGGTCCTCAAGCAGCTTCGTCATGTGAGGAAGGCAGGTGGTCATGGTGTAGTAGCAGAGGGACTCCGGATCCTGCGTGCCGTCCGCGTCGGACGGGGGGAGGCCGTCGGGAATGGTGGCGAAGCGGAAGTCCGAGaggccggcgacggcggcggggccGCGGGAGCGGACGAGGCGGCGGTGATTGTACTCGGTGTTGACGAAGGTGACGTGGAAGCCCTTACAATGAAGGATCTTGGCCAGCTTCATCATGGGCGTCACGTGCCCCTGCGCCGGCAACGGCACGCACACCACGTGGGGCTTCTCGTCGGCCGGACCATGAGCAGCACCCATGTCGTCGCCCGGAATGGTATACAAGCAGGTCAGATTGCAAACTGTGTTTTCTGCAGGGAGCAAATGTGAGGACCTTCCTGCTTGGAGAGTTCTAGTGGCAATGACCAGCATATACGGAGTATATAGGTGCGGGCGTGCGGCTTGCGATTAGTCCACCGTCCACGTGACAACCGATCATTCCCAGTGTGATGTGCAGGAGGGATATTTTGTGACCAGGTGCTGATTTTTGTGCGCAAGTGATTTCAGTCTCGGGCTCTGCCACTAGCTACCGACGAACAAATTCGCTAGTGGGAAAACTACAGACCATACACATAGCTTTGGACTGGGTTCGGCATGTACCTAGCCCATTCCATCCGCCCTCCactgcttagagcatctccactcgtttgacCTCCCCACGCCCGAAATCTGGGGtttttttcgtccggattggacgaaaaaatggcgtggggagggccagtttcccagccgcgatccCAGTCGTAGCCGTTGATTTAATTTTTAAAAACGTAAACTTGACGAAATACGGCAAAAAACGGCTGAATTTAGACTaactttaatgatatttactatatagaggcgaagttcatacatagaggccaaattcgactatatttcgaattcggctaggggaatacaactctaaattttaaaacacggcgctctacatgccgaaatggcggtagaacactgtgtagtcgccgccgtcgccgccattaTCGTCGGAGCTGTCGTCGTCAAACTGCGGCAGCGCGGCCTGGCTGCTGCCCtgaccggcgtctccccaccggccacTGGTGCGAGGCGGGGATGGCGATGGCTTGTACCAGTCGTCGTCGGAGGCGTCGTCGAAGGCTCCGAGGTCGATGACGGGGACGGCGACGCCGGATTGAGGAGTCGCAGGCCGGCGGTAGCGAGCGACGTCCTCGAGGAGCCTcgcctgccgctccgcctcctccttctcccactgctccctcgaccaggcgcAGGCCTAGTCGAGTGGCATGGAGTTCtcggcggggacgaggtcctggagggacctcgccatgacggcctcgaggatggcggcgtcctcggcgctttcgggctcctccaccttcaccttcgcTGGCTTGCGCTTCCGCTCGCCGGAGGTGTCGGGTTCACGCTTGGGGCGGCGCCGTCCTTGTGCCATCGATGGCTCGCGGTTGCTCGGCGGGGAAGACGACTCctttttcaccggcgccaaggatggcgcCGACCTGGAGATCAACCTCGCCGTCGAACCGGACGACGAGgaactggcagccatgcgccgtggctgccagcttCCCCTGCGGCGGCTGGCCGATGCCCTCGACAGTGGGGGCATCATCAGAATGGGGAAgctgccgccctcgatgtgctcgaggacggCCTCGAGCGTCCAGCCCGGCACGCTCCACCACCGCTTGCGTccggcggcgttgttgcgcggaggcggaggcggcgggctgtTGTAGGCGGCGAGCTCCTGCTCCCACCGGCGAAGGAAGAAGGAGTTCCACGCCGTCAGGTTGTCGGGGTGGTAGCGCGGCTCGGCGCGATCCTGGTCCGACAACGTTAGTCGGACCTCCTCGATGGCGGCTTCGAGGTAGCGtccctggggcggcggcgggattggcacgccgcccgcacttagccgccacccgccaccgggaggcctcgtgtccggcgggcaggggtaccccgcctggtggaggaggtgcccctcccacgcgtggagcgagcGGCGAGGGAAGTCGTTGTTGGCCGCACCGTCATCGTCGTTGTAGGCCATGGATCTCGTCGAGGTCGAggaaaggaagaggaagaggaagaggaagagtggTGCGACGCGTCGCGGCGAGCGGGGTATTTAGGCGAGCCAGGAGCCGGCGATTTattgccgcgtggaagctacgcatccgcgacgagctgaccggcggcagcctttactccgcgcggaagacgatgcgtccgTCGCTGATCGGCCGGGTCCATCTCTCGCGCGGAAGCCGAAGCGAAAGCGCGGGAGAGAAATCtcggcgtttcgcgcgctttcgctttgtccggagtccccgagcgcgcctcgggggaccggggatggcgtgggctcgccggatgtatttaggcccaaatccggagaaAAACGAGGAATCGGGAGCGCGAATGGACCAaaattcgccgtccggatgagaaAAACGACCCTCGAGGACCAAGTCGGGGAGACTGGGGATGCTCTTACCCAACGGCTGCAAGTAAAAGGAAAACGAGAGAGGCGATTCTACCGGCGCCGGTATGTGCCGGCGTCACATCGACCGTCAAACGGGACTTCAAGATTCGCGACACATTCTCAGGTATAATTCTTACCGCTTCGGTACAGGAGGCGAAAAGCGGATACAAACTGCTACGACCTGATGATGCTAAAAAAAAACTGCTACGACCTGACGACTATCACATACGTCGAGCGACTGGTCCCATCCCCTCCACGCGGAAATATCGCCGCCTGCTTCCGCTCCATCTTCTCTCTTCCCGAAGGTGTTTTCTCGGATCCGCCATGAATTCATAGAGTTCGTCTCTCCTCTCTCCACCTTCCCCTACTCGGTAGCCTGAGATTGTGCATCAATCGACCAGCGACCTCGAGCGATTTTGCATCAATTCTCCGGCCCTAATCCTATTCTACAAAGACGCTGCCACGGATCTGATTCTCCAGCGATCTGATAATGGAATTTTCAATTCTCTCTCATATCATTTTGATTTTGACTTGCCCTGCCGAATCTAACTTTCTGTTCTCCCCGGAAATATTCCAAACCTGCATTTGTGTCCATGGAGACAGCGTCTGTCCCCAATCCAGAGTAATTTCTAGGCATGCTCAACATTGTAGAGAATACTTGAAATCTAGATAATCATGGGTAAGAAATCAACTACACACTACGGTTTCGTATTTAGCTTATTGCCGAATTATTGATCTAGTGATTCTGTTAGTCGTATGGACTTTGCAAAAGAAGTTCAATGCATGTCAAAATCATGCATTATTAATTATGTGTATTTTTTGAACAGGAACCGAGCCTAGAAGGTCCCAGATTTTCATTCAGATCACGTGGCGGGTACAAATTACAATGAGGCCCTTTGACAACTCTCGCCCCGAGAAATCTAAGACTTGAAGAAAGGCCCTCACACTTTACAAAACACACCCCGAGACAAGAATTAggaaagcaatcgggtccctggGATGCTCCGCCACCAGACGCCAGCGTCCTCAAGGCATCGCCGCCGAGGAACAGGGCGCAAACGCCCGAACACCCAACTCCGGCGTAACTCCATCGCCGCTGGACACCTGGAAAccaccggggacgaaccacttggtggAATCTAGGCGCCGAGCACCGGCAACTAGGATGAGAGGCCTCCGAACTGGAGGTTGTAGTGAAGCCGCCATGCCGGCCGAAGACCGTGGAGGCGAGCAGGCCGTCCACGTGGTTGAGCTCATTGAAGAAGATCCGCATAAGAAGCCGATGTTGGTTGAAGAAGAGCAGATCTGGCTGAGCAGCAACCTCCTCCCCGCCACCGCGGTAGGCCAGGAGCCACTGCCCTTCCGAGTTGTTCATCACCGACCCGCGACGGCGAGCCAACCTCCTTGCAAGAACCAGAGCTGAGGAGCACCGCCTACCAACtccctcgccaccaaggccggctGAGTGGTAAACGGAGGTCCAACCTGCTCCCTCGCTACTGAATCTCTCAAAGCCTCCATGGCCGAGAGATCCCTCAGCTCGGTAGCTTCTCTGGAGCAGAAGAGGGCCCAGAAACGCCTTATTGGTGGAGGAGTTGGTGCTGCGCCGCTCCACCAATGGCTCCGACCGCCGGAGCAGAAGCAGAGGGAGAAGCACCCCTAGGACGCCGGAGATCCGGcggacactagtaggaaaaggctcattagtggcgcaccaaaaagctattctgtggcgcatgggcggtgcgccacagaattctcgccacaaaaataagaattCTGCGGCGCACCTgccaatgcgccacagaaagtcttatttttgtggcgcaccggcggtggtgcgccacagaatttttttttgaaattcaaaaaaaatggcgACCAGATCTAtatctagatctggggccgccgattttttttttgaaattcgctggaaggtagccggaggtgggtgtttgggtgggtgggtgggtgggtgggtgggttgggtgggtgaaggaggaggccgaccggaggaggaggaggtggtggtggtggagtaggaggaggaggaggaggaggaggaggaggaggtggtggtggtggtggtggtggtggtggaggtggtggtgggggtggtggtggaggaggtggtggatgaagaggaggtggtggtggtggaggaggaggaggtggtcgccggaggaggaggaggtggtcgccggaggaggaggagaaggtggtggtcgccggagtaggtcgccggagtaggaggaggaggaggaggccggccggaggaggtcgccggagtaggaggccAGCCCcgcaggaggtggtggtggtggaggaggaggaggtggtggtggtggaggaagaggtggtggtggtggtggaggaggaggaggtggtggtggtggtggtggaggaggaggaggagaagtgaggagaagtggaggagaagtgaaggagaagtggagaagaagtgaggagaagtggaggagggcgGCAGAAAATTCAAATTTCGGAcgcgaattctgtggcgcatgggcacttggtgcgccacagatttttttttcgaatttttcatTTTGCAGCAAAATATCTTTATTTtgccgtaactttttactcttttcgaatttggggattctaaaaattgtccaaccagGCAAGCctaggtgaattcggatgtagaattttcgtgggaacatttgatatattatgcatttTTTTTCGAGTTCGCATGCAACaagaaatccagtttgatgattttcccacgcaattttgcaaaaaaaagtcaaaatttcatgtttgttaattttcagtggtaatagatgacataatacatgggcatcttgaagaaatttattttttgaaatttctatctatttcttttttttacataggtaaaaaaggcgatccaaggGGGGGATGGAGTTGCGTGGGGAGGCaaaaaaacttctgtggcgcatgaaactcatgtgcgccacataaatgtcttatttctgtggcgcacgaggcAAGGTGCGTCACAGAATGTCTTAATTCTGTGGCACACAggaccacgtgcgccacagaatgcctTAGTTCTGTGGTGCACGTGGttatgtgcgccacagaattagtaaAACCAATAATTGGGGCTGGCCCCACCTTATTTCTGTGACGCAtgggtttttgtggcgcaccatgtccggcaatttctgtggcgcatatgtagctggtgcgccacagaattaacatCTCATCTATAAGATTTTTCCTACTAGTGGACGCTCCATCTACAGGACATACGCCCAGACAAAGGCATGAAGCCAAAAACCGAAGAAACCTACAGATCTACAACCTATCTACTCCGGCACCTGCACCAGACCAACTCCGGCTAGCTAGCctggcggagcggccgtcggcgGCCCGGTCAACGGCGGAGGCCTCTCAAGGCTATTGTAGAGGGAGGAGAGcggtgcggggggggggggggggggggggggggggggtggtggtTCATTAATTATGTGTACAATTACCGGTTGCAAAAGAAGTTTATATTTTGCTGTTCCGAAGAGATTTGTGACTTTTTTTGGCAGTTCTATGTCTTAGAGAGATATGGAATAGTCCATTGGATAATGGATGTGCAAGCTCAGAAGGAACTGAAACATCTCATCCAAATGAGGTCTTTCTAATATGACCCATCGggacagattttttttttttgaagaaaaGGCAAAAGATTTGCCTTAATTCATTGATAAAGATTAACCTTGCAAAACTTGTAGCTATCAAGATAATTGTGAAATGCATCAAACTTAAATTTGTTCTTCATGCAGGGTTTTATAGAGGATACAAACGATGAAAAATATGAAGCATAATCAGAACGGCATAAGATCTATCAATGAAGAAACTGGCGAGTGCTCCGAACAGCAGAATGATGAAAACAAGTTCTCTTTTTCAATCAAATGCACTCTGGGGAAGTGTTGTCAAAAAATAGTTGCCCAATCGAGTAAGTACCATAGGAATGCTAGGTTGGATATTTCAATCTCCGAATACCCGATGCTACTTCTGCATGCAATTTATCACATTCCATCCCCGTCATATAAGCCATGTTGGTTCTTAACTGAAATATAATGTTTACGATCAACCCTGACCAGATTTTTGTGCCTGCTCTTGTAAGCCAGACATGGTGTGGATATTTCTGGGACATGGAACTTCATTGTATTCACATCCTCAATCTGACATTCCATAAGTCAAGAGTCGGTTGCATGATTATAATGTCAGTAAGATACTGACTGCGTTATCAACTTGCATATCTGCTATGTTTAGTGGGCGGAAGATAAAATTGAGTGACTGGCCAAATAACTATGTGAACCTTGTCGCCACAGGAGCTTCCAAGTAAGTTTACTAAATTCTCTTTTTCATGTCCTTTCCACGTAATGAGAACGAAAACATGATATTGCCCCAGTCGCGACTCCAAGATATTGACTCTCATGCCCATTATGGACTTCAATGGGACATGGTTTATGAAGGACCACACCAAGGTAGGAGATCTTAAGttgtagggatttctattttcgtgcccctggctccttagttgtgctcagttttccccaaccccttagtttttcctcagttttctccaaaaccttgtctgaaacccgcagaaggagctcggacggaaggaatcccgtttagttgacgttggttggtgctggcaagtggggccgctgttggtgccccgcagtggacacgtcttcacttatccagatcatcgtgggacccacaacttgtccacgttaagtgcgccggacccacagcttacccaggtgaccgttgcaaaatgggagcccgagccagccccgcgcccgtgcccgtgccattgcttcccctttctttccccgcaccccattgttcttcttctccgccagcggcagcccttctccggcaggcgggtgatgtctagtttctcttcgacctcccgttcttcatggccgcagtatggacccgtgcctttgacaagatgccatgactgcccacgccaggagcctctgaagcggtcgatctgtaagacggacgagaacggcaaccgtggacgtgagttccttgcatgcgagagcttgccatatagagagggggataaggttagatctcgctccaatttctctgttttctctcgattttcttgctattccctcgaatttgggatttagggttcccgttgttgttttcagatcctgaagaaatgcaggcatttcgagtggatcgatgtgtacgttcagaggcttcaattgcaggaatcaattggcgctattggggagcgcaatttgggaggggggggacttgctgtagagaatgcggcggagagaggagccgttccgattatgcctaatgctcccaatgtaggacgggtggaagtgaagggagaactgaagaaaatgaacaagcagttaaggcagctgatcgagttgaagaagcaagctaatctgatggctggttgttttttctgttgtataattgcgatcggattcttatcattgctcaccaggcgctagaagttgttacaggggataccttgttacaaattcattattcagttatATGTACTTGTACTCCCTCTGGTTCAAAATAATTGTCCAAAAATAGATGCATCTAGACATgttttagtgtctagatacatccatttttaggcaattattttgaaccggagggagtagttgttttcatagttagtgtgtgcattcacaaaaattaccaactatattggaatgctttatgtatgcctcatgtttatacaagggattcttatcattgctcaccgaactatattagtgtgtgccgtttcaaattaccgaaactatatgccaaaactatatcccctaaaagaaaaaagaaagcgaaagatagttgataattgttagaggggtgacaataatgcattcaccgaaatccgcaaatatgtatgcctcatgtttataccgaaattataccacttttgggccgtttcaaattaccgaaactatatgccaaaactatatcccctaaaagaaaaaggaaagcgaaagatagttgataattgttagaggggtgacaataatgcattcaccaaaatccgcaaatatgtatgcctcatgtttataccgaaattataccacttttgggccatttcaaattaccgaaactatatgccaaaactatatcccctaaaagaaaaaggaaagcgaaagatagttgataattgttagaggggtgaaaataatgcattcaccgaaatccgcaaa
This Lolium perenne isolate Kyuss_39 chromosome 1, Kyuss_2.0, whole genome shotgun sequence DNA region includes the following protein-coding sequences:
- the LOC127321408 gene encoding 7-deoxyloganetin glucosyltransferase; this translates as MGAAHGPADEKPHVVCVPLPAQGHVTPMMKLAKILHCKGFHVTFVNTEYNHRRLVRSRGPAAVAGLSDFRFATIPDGLPPSDADGTQDPESLCYYTMTTCLPHMTKLLEDLNSTAGVPPVTCVLGDNVMSFCVDAAAAVGVPCALFWTASACGFMGYRNFRSLMDEGLSPLKDEELLRNGYLDTPVTEAAGMSKHMRLRDFPSFICTTNRDGILLNFLMHEVEQSDRAAAIILNTLDELEQPALDAMRAILPPIYTIGPLNFLVEQVLPDGGGPLATTRSSLWREDRSCLEWLHGREPRSVVYVNFGSITTMSSQELVEFAWGLANCGYDFLWIVRNDLLAKGDAAATATLPPEFLEATKGRCLLTSWCEQEAVLRHEAVGVFLTHCGWNSTMEGLSAGVPMLCWPFFAEQQTNTRYACVEWGVGMEVGDDVRREVVEARIREVMGGEEGREMKRKAMQWKDFGVRATMQPGGRSLANLESLLKDVLTASSKKAA